From a region of the Bradyrhizobium diazoefficiens genome:
- a CDS encoding carbohydrate ABC transporter permease, with product MHSIPGRRLIMGLFLIFLLLPIYWLVNMSFKTNAEIVSTMNLWPHTPTLQHYKRIFTDESWYSGYINSLEYVVLNTIISISVALPAAYAFSRYRFLGDKHLFFWLLSNRMAPAAVYALPFFNLYSAIGLFDTPWAVALAHCIFNVPLAVWILEGFVSGVPREIDETAFLDGYSFPRFFVKILIPLIASGIGVAAFFCFMFSWVELLLARTLTSVQTKPIAAIMTRTVSAAGMDWGLLAAAGVLTIIPGALVIWFVRNYIARGFALGRV from the coding sequence ATGCATTCGATTCCCGGCCGCCGCCTCATCATGGGGCTGTTCCTGATCTTCCTGCTGCTGCCGATCTACTGGCTCGTCAACATGAGCTTCAAGACCAATGCCGAGATCGTGTCGACCATGAACCTGTGGCCGCACACGCCGACGCTCCAGCACTACAAACGCATCTTCACCGACGAGAGCTGGTATTCAGGCTACATCAACTCGCTGGAATACGTCGTTCTCAACACCATCATCTCGATTTCGGTGGCGTTGCCGGCGGCCTACGCTTTCTCGCGCTACCGTTTTCTCGGCGACAAGCACCTGTTCTTCTGGCTCTTGTCGAACCGCATGGCACCGGCCGCGGTCTACGCACTGCCGTTCTTCAATCTCTATTCGGCGATTGGCCTGTTCGATACGCCTTGGGCGGTGGCGCTCGCGCACTGCATCTTCAACGTGCCGCTGGCGGTGTGGATCCTGGAGGGCTTCGTCTCCGGCGTGCCGCGTGAGATCGACGAGACCGCTTTCCTCGACGGCTATTCGTTCCCGCGCTTCTTCGTGAAGATACTGATCCCGCTGATTGCCAGCGGCATCGGCGTCGCCGCCTTCTTCTGCTTCATGTTCTCCTGGGTCGAGCTGCTGCTGGCGCGCACGTTGACGTCGGTGCAGACCAAGCCGATCGCAGCGATCATGACGCGCACGGTGTCGGCCGCCGGCATGGACTGGGGCTTGCTGGCTGCCGCCGGCGTGCTGACCATCATTCCGGGCGCGCTGGTGATCTGGTTCGTCCGCAACTACATCGCGCGCGGCTTTGCGCTCGGCCGGGTGTAG
- a CDS encoding DUF2160 domain-containing protein: MESIAWMAWTLPTAIFFAGLACTLLVMTWLAVRYPEAERVGILRIPTTRGDRLFISLIMAAVIHLLWIAFAGTDAIATLPIGEEGFEISSLWLASGISLVMAVFIFRTV; encoded by the coding sequence ATGGAATCCATTGCATGGATGGCTTGGACGCTGCCGACGGCGATCTTCTTCGCCGGCCTTGCCTGCACGCTTCTGGTGATGACATGGCTCGCCGTCCGCTATCCCGAGGCCGAGCGCGTCGGCATCCTGCGCATCCCGACGACGCGCGGCGACCGCCTTTTCATCTCGCTGATCATGGCAGCCGTCATTCACCTGCTGTGGATCGCCTTCGCCGGCACTGATGCGATCGCGACGCTGCCGATCGGCGAGGAGGGTTTTGAAATTTCGAGCCTGTGGCTCGCCAGTGGAATTTCGCTTGTCATGGCCGTGTTCATTTTTCGCACGGTCTGA
- a CDS encoding ABC transporter substrate-binding protein produces the protein MSSVAAIVAVSFAVSAPVRAADDAVIQKWIAEFQPSTLSKEDQKKELEWFAKAAEPFKGMEINVVSETITTHEYESQTLAKAFSEITGIKLKHDIIQEGDVVEKLQTQMQSGKNVYDGWINDSDLIGTHFRYGQTIVLSDYMTGEGKDVTDPMLDVNDFIGKSFTTAPDGKLYQLPDQQFANLYWFRYDWFTNPDYKAKFKAKYGYDLGVPVNWSAYEDIAEFFTNDIKEINGVKVYGHMDYGKKDPSLGWRFTDAWLSMAGNGDKGIPNGLPVDEWGIRMEGCRPVGSSIERGGDTNGPAAVYSITKYLDWLKKYAPPQAQGMTFSEAGPVPAQGNIAQQIFWYTAFTADMVKPGIAVMNADGTPKWRMAPSPHGAYWKEGMKLGYQDAGSATLLKSTPPDRRKAAWLYLQFIVSKSVSLKKSHVGLTFIRESDIWDKSFTERAPKLGGLIEFYRSPARVQWTPTGNNVPDYPKLAQLWWQNIGDASSGSKTPQQAMDALAAAQDSVMERLEKSGVQGACGPKLHKKEKPEYWFAKAEKDGTIAPQRKLANEKPKGETIDYDTLIKSWPATPPKRAEAK, from the coding sequence ATGTCGAGCGTCGCCGCGATTGTTGCGGTGTCGTTCGCCGTCTCGGCGCCGGTCCGCGCCGCGGACGACGCTGTGATCCAGAAGTGGATCGCGGAATTCCAGCCCTCGACGCTGTCGAAGGAAGACCAGAAGAAGGAGCTGGAATGGTTCGCCAAGGCAGCCGAACCGTTCAAGGGCATGGAGATCAACGTCGTCTCCGAGACGATCACGACCCACGAATACGAATCGCAGACGCTCGCCAAGGCGTTCTCCGAGATCACCGGCATCAAGCTCAAGCACGATATCATCCAGGAAGGTGACGTGGTCGAGAAGCTGCAGACCCAGATGCAGTCCGGCAAGAACGTTTATGACGGCTGGATCAACGACTCCGACCTGATCGGCACTCATTTCCGCTACGGCCAGACGATCGTGCTGTCGGACTATATGACCGGCGAGGGCAAGGACGTCACCGATCCCATGCTCGACGTCAACGACTTTATCGGCAAGTCGTTCACGACCGCGCCGGACGGCAAGCTCTACCAGCTGCCCGACCAGCAGTTCGCCAACCTCTACTGGTTCCGCTACGACTGGTTCACCAACCCGGACTACAAGGCCAAGTTCAAGGCCAAGTACGGCTACGATCTCGGCGTGCCCGTGAACTGGTCGGCTTATGAAGATATCGCCGAGTTCTTCACCAACGACATCAAGGAGATCAACGGCGTCAAGGTCTACGGCCATATGGACTATGGCAAGAAGGATCCCTCGCTCGGCTGGCGCTTCACCGACGCTTGGCTGTCGATGGCCGGCAACGGCGACAAGGGCATTCCGAACGGTCTGCCGGTCGACGAATGGGGCATCCGCATGGAGGGCTGCCGTCCGGTCGGCTCTTCGATCGAGCGCGGCGGCGACACCAACGGTCCGGCTGCGGTCTACTCGATCACCAAGTATCTCGACTGGCTGAAAAAGTATGCTCCGCCGCAGGCCCAGGGCATGACGTTCTCCGAAGCCGGTCCGGTGCCGGCGCAGGGCAACATCGCCCAGCAGATCTTCTGGTACACCGCCTTCACCGCCGACATGGTGAAGCCGGGCATCGCCGTGATGAACGCGGACGGTACGCCGAAATGGCGTATGGCTCCGTCGCCGCACGGCGCGTACTGGAAGGAAGGCATGAAGCTCGGCTACCAGGATGCCGGCTCAGCGACGCTGCTGAAGTCGACTCCGCCCGATCGCCGCAAGGCGGCCTGGCTCTATCTCCAGTTCATCGTCTCCAAGTCGGTGTCGCTGAAAAAGAGCCATGTCGGTCTCACCTTCATCCGTGAATCCGACATCTGGGACAAGTCGTTCACCGAGCGTGCGCCGAAGCTCGGCGGCCTGATCGAGTTCTACCGCTCGCCCGCGCGCGTGCAGTGGACCCCGACCGGCAACAACGTGCCCGATTATCCGAAGCTCGCACAGTTGTGGTGGCAGAACATCGGCGATGCGTCGTCCGGTTCGAAGACGCCGCAGCAGGCGATGGATGCCCTTGCGGCTGCTCAGGACTCGGTCATGGAGCGCCTGGAGAAGTCCGGCGTGCAGGGTGCCTGCGGTCCGAAGCTCCACAAGAAGGAGAAGCCGGAGTACTGGTTTGCGAAGGCCGAGAAGGACGGCACCATCGCGCCCCAGCGCAAGCTCGCCAACGAGAAGCCGAAGGGCGAGACGATCGACTACGACACCCTGATCAAGTCGTGGCCTGCGACTCCCCCGAAGCGCGCAGAAGCCAAGTAA
- a CDS encoding alkene reductase, producing the protein MSRSTKLFETYKLGPITLANRLVMAPLTRNRAAPGTFVPSPLAADYYGQRASAGLLITEASQVSQQGQGYQDTPGIYSKDQVAGWRRVTNRVHEHGGKIFIQLWHVGRISHVDLQANGAAPVAPSAIRAKGKTFVNGTFADVSEPRALELSEIPGIIDDFKRAAQNALEAGFDGVEIHGANGYLLDQFAKDGANKRTDAYGGSIENRAKLMLEVSKAVATEAGADRTGIRISPVTPANDISDSNPQPLFDHIVDGLSALRLVYLHVVEGATGGPRDFAPFDYASLRKRFSGAYVANNGYDFDLATKVLDANAADLIAFGKPFISNPDLVERLKQGAALNDWDKATFYGGGKKGYTDYPTLAAEPAE; encoded by the coding sequence ATGAGCCGTTCGACCAAGTTGTTTGAGACCTACAAGCTCGGCCCGATCACGCTGGCCAATCGTCTCGTGATGGCGCCGCTGACACGCAACCGAGCGGCGCCCGGTACATTCGTGCCCAGCCCGCTCGCCGCCGACTATTACGGCCAGCGCGCCTCCGCAGGGCTTCTGATCACCGAAGCGAGCCAGGTCTCGCAGCAGGGACAAGGCTACCAGGACACGCCCGGCATCTACAGCAAGGATCAGGTCGCCGGCTGGCGCAGGGTCACAAACCGCGTGCATGAGCACGGCGGAAAGATCTTCATCCAGCTCTGGCACGTCGGCCGCATCTCGCATGTCGACCTCCAGGCGAACGGAGCCGCCCCGGTGGCGCCGAGCGCGATCCGCGCCAAGGGCAAGACGTTCGTGAACGGCACCTTTGCCGACGTCTCCGAGCCGCGCGCGCTCGAGCTGTCCGAAATTCCAGGGATCATCGACGATTTCAAGCGCGCGGCGCAGAACGCACTGGAGGCCGGATTCGATGGCGTCGAGATCCACGGCGCCAACGGCTATCTGCTCGACCAGTTCGCCAAGGACGGCGCCAACAAGCGCACCGATGCCTATGGCGGCTCCATCGAGAACCGCGCCAAGCTGATGCTCGAAGTCTCGAAGGCTGTCGCCACTGAGGCCGGCGCCGACCGCACCGGCATTCGCATCTCGCCGGTGACGCCGGCCAACGACATCTCCGACAGCAATCCGCAACCGCTGTTCGATCACATCGTCGACGGCCTCAGCGCGTTGAGGCTCGTCTATCTCCACGTCGTCGAAGGCGCCACCGGCGGGCCGCGCGACTTCGCGCCGTTCGACTATGCATCCTTGCGCAAGCGCTTCTCCGGCGCCTACGTTGCCAACAACGGCTATGATTTCGATCTCGCAACCAAAGTGCTGGACGCCAACGCGGCCGATCTCATCGCGTTCGGCAAACCGTTCATCTCCAACCCGGACCTCGTCGAGCGGCTGAAGCAGGGCGCAGCGCTGAACGACTGGGACAAGGCCACCTTCTACGGCGGCGGCAAGAAGGGGTACACGGACTACCCGACGCTCGCGGCCGAGCCGGCGGAGTAA
- a CDS encoding DUF1993 domain-containing protein, protein MSFYDAVVPAYLQMLNSVSGLLTKAEAHCAAKKVDPSVLLGSRLFPDMLPLSRQIQLVSDFAAKGCARLTHSDVPTTPDTETSFAELKQRLAKTIEYVKSFKPEQFEGAETKDVTFPAGPDKSITMTGQQFLSAFSLPNLYFHATTAHGILRHNGVEIGKRDFLGVN, encoded by the coding sequence ATGTCCTTCTATGACGCCGTCGTCCCCGCCTATCTGCAAATGCTGAACAGCGTGAGCGGGTTGCTCACCAAGGCTGAGGCGCACTGCGCAGCCAAAAAGGTCGACCCGAGCGTCCTGCTCGGCTCCCGCCTCTTCCCGGACATGCTGCCGCTGTCGCGGCAGATCCAGCTCGTCAGCGATTTCGCCGCCAAGGGCTGCGCCCGGCTGACCCACAGCGACGTGCCGACCACGCCCGACACCGAGACCAGCTTTGCGGAATTGAAGCAGCGGCTGGCGAAGACCATCGAGTATGTGAAATCGTTCAAGCCCGAGCAGTTCGAGGGTGCCGAGACCAAAGACGTCACCTTCCCGGCCGGCCCGGACAAATCCATCACCATGACGGGCCAGCAATTCCTGAGCGCCTTCTCGCTGCCGAACCTCTATTTCCACGCCACGACCGCTCACGGCATTTTGCGTCACAACGGCGTTGAGATTGGCAAGCGCGATTTCCTCGGTGTGAACTGA